The following proteins are encoded in a genomic region of Phaeodactylum tricornutum CCAP 1055/1 chromosome 1, whole genome shotgun sequence:
- a CDS encoding predicted protein, giving the protein MTHAISSDPAPVRSFLRDISKDEATHSIRVMGTLVSVLQSAADEMPSVVLDDGTATVVIQTPPHMLNTLRWSIGDTMECIAKLEKQIENAALVLVADTLICVEDVHAAPLRWVELSYRNDPSYDAMGLRWGYPSREMNAEEMFEVIAGSCPDDKSGVSKDDLVSVLQYDVEQVEEWISELQELGQIYQGEDGSYLPL; this is encoded by the coding sequence ATGACGCACGCTATCTCGTCTGACCCAGCGCCAGTACGAAGTTTTCTTCGAGATATTTCTAAAGATGAAGCAACACATTCAATTCGTGTAATGGGGACTCTAGTGTCGGTGCTCCAGAGCGCCGCTGATGAAATGCCCTCCGTTGTTCTGGACGACGGAACGGCCACCGTCGTAATTCAAACTCCGCCCCATATGTTGAACACGCTCAGATGGAGTATTGGAGATACCATGGAATGTATAGCCAAATTGGAGAAGCAAATCGAAAATGCGGCACTAGTTCTCGTTGCCGATACTCTGATTTGTGTGGAAGACGTCCATGCTGCGCCATTACGGTGGGTGGAACTGTCTTACCGAAATGACCCTTCGTATGATGCCATGGGGCTTCGTTGGGGATACCCGAGTCGGGAAATGAATGCAGAAGAAATGTTTGAAGTTATTGCTGGCTCATGTCCGGACGACAAGTCCGGTGTTTCGAAAGACGATTTGGTGTCGGTCCTTCAATACGACGTAGAGCAAGTAGAAGAATGGATTTCCGAGTTACAGGAGCTGGGTCAAATCTACCAAGGTGAAGACGGAAGCTATCTTCCACTATAA
- a CDS encoding predicted protein has protein sequence MATLADHIAQTALQHYERRLPTKGKPKDSEWTVFASIVATTKTSSTSSDHGLDLDQPPASWVVSCATGTKCTASQNDRTGCVLHDSHAEVLARRGLVRSLWMEVAGLIHPPGVFDSTHKAKSCLLEQDETTNKIRIRRDLLLHLYISDSPCGDASIYPLVENEDDVTYELQYTGAKVIVSEHTKVTGKDCGGDHQLLLKSSSAIFSSSYVAREDVQLLGKLRTKAGRSNIEAARRSTSMSCSDKIVRWMVLGLQGRHLMKWIQDPIRFATIVVSQDPRVRQAQDQLDALERAISTRVALIRVDLEKLLDNKNKMYGYHDLENFCVSGAFCLLSRQVRKGCHESTPETAPRRK, from the exons ATGGCAACACTTGCCGATCACATTGCTCAAACAGCCTTGCAACACTACGAAAGGCGCTTACCGACCAAAGGCAAACCCAAAGACAGTGAATGGACCGTTTTCGCCTCCATcgtggcgacgacgaagacatcATCTACATCTTCCGACCACGGACTTGACCTGGACCAGCCTCCTGCATCTTGGGTGGTCAGCTGCGCTACCGGCACCAAGTGTACCGCATCGCAGAACGACCGAACCGGATGCGTACTTCACGATTCTCACGCTGAAGTACTGGCACGCCGAGGCTTGGTGAGATCCCTGTGGATGGAAGTTGCAGGGCTGATACACCCTCCCGGAGTTTTCGATTCTACCCACAAGGCAAAATCGTGCCTCCTGGAACAAGAcgaaacaacaaacaaaatcagAATACGACGTGACTTACTTCTGCATCTGTACATCAGTGATTCTCCTTGTGGTGATGCGTCCATCTACCCGTTGGTGGAAAATGAGGACGACGTCACGTATGAACTACAATATACCGGAGCTAAAGTAATCGTTTCCGAGCATACCAAAGTGACGGGGAAAGACTGTGGGGGCGATCATCAATTGCTGTTGAAATCCTCatccgcaatattctcgtCGAGTTACGTCGCCCGTGAAGACGTGCAACTGTTGGGGAAATTGCGGACGAAGGCCGGTCGATCCAATATCGAAGCGGCGCGGCGGTCGACATCGATGTCTTGCAGCGATAAAATTGTTCGATGGATGGTATTAGGGCTTCAAGGACGACATTTGATGAAGTGGATACAGGACCCGATTCGGTTCGCAACTATCGTCGTCAGTCAAGACCCTCGAGTGCGACAAGCGCAGGATCAGCTGGACGCGCTGGAACGAGCTATTAGCACGCGTGTTGCTCTGATACGGGTCGACTTGGAGAAACTACTTGACAATAAAAACAAAATGTACGGATATCATGACCTCGAGAATTTC TGTGTCAGTGGTGCGTTCTGTCTTCTCTCGCGGCAAGTCCGCAAGGGATGCCACGAAAGCACACCGGAAACGGCTCCGCGAAGAAAGTGA